One genomic segment of Plasmodium vivax chromosome 9, whole genome shotgun sequence includes these proteins:
- a CDS encoding hypothetical protein, conserved (encoded by transcript PVX_092590A), which translates to MYADRIRVACYGDKKIPSKLKYFFKEDLYELSDVKLDERINLLRIHLKYVFYDNPLSEYLKNEGNLLSEKSLIYIYFLCLNNLEEYRNEKEYILNRYKDSGNDENDECIIIYAYNLEDNINEIKNIKKIKSDFSHNSYKSIKILSLPILKNEDYYDSNNKMKELYEHFKIRYMDHLKICIEKKYHMIRSGYTKSMTNFLNFVDHSKKSLGGEKKKKKNSQKSKFYLTDFTYREGSGQEENQILQFVNFYKKHNVFLFCNEFVDINFFLKKNDLYSYINEIQFVEDYDEELYVELYDHFLLLFIWCENLCLLFCKLNLFKKSYVLYSTMAKLFIKHLNVYIKKKKCIIHSSILFEKNYLTLARYIRERNICSIHLLEYIFFKKFSLLLFLNKFSYISSKALKFAQFFYTNKIFIFMHNFSRFKNSVLRNSTQVSYLKNIQRKVTKYRRRDLLGRAAARATPPSMLPRGDSQRGAQPDLVEEDNPKSDHNSSLGHAQQDATPRGHSPIVHKNLGKHKKSLISEFREVFRKGVGNVDSAVRAGGGGEAVCEHMGEGVLGLDEDHPKGDCLKEDCLEEDHLKGDCLEEDHLKEDCLKEDCLLDDVKLVSETPTSESPAKTASNDLSTRPGHSSRGDHLGEFPDERDKITFLLKCCFMNKESYFAVYFYNLANLIKFLFERRSSFYQEDQKKSKSDKSVKKNNTNISKYLSLQKNIMKLGYKKNFSKKKKSKKSLKIKTKRSNSLNDSSTSQLSSTLSEPSDGKNNNSYSFSQQNDFCINVSNIFKLSFVILKNIINSYKTDKLFDQRNAKKVYLLNFFLHYLEEKQFEKNILKEEAQQVKNGKKNVYHTFPIYQIKFFSKNNEKEKNNLLISIMNKITNLCHRKYGNITMINKFFLAIILFENSKCSKSLRILKKIIQKCSHDFVIFFCMQLISLHKVNNQFYHFCSSFFLSNKYTPICSFKDVNINFAKVGHFQDYLFFRHTKNSLLQIEHDKCYGTDFFSSLGKDIVVSYRNVMHHVMRSVATKGEVHLSDVRTQPMPHGKDTIQRGGLPKEGEQIGGHSRKDTCRGSTPPMGVNKNKVIKNERKVFYQNNYYFEPNEGFLKSLRRFNFSVSKNDGQGEMHVPHSGVKVFVQSNYNLYLFASSMLFGNFGEVEAAGEVKAAGEVKAAGEAEEADEAEEADEAEEADEAEEADEAGEAAERGNPAPLPHIGTLLRLKMQKYAQKQGKGAGKARPPRVKQLCVQYDEKIDLFVFSALSQNLLIDNVMIELYDEREDKKMHLNFAKNKQVIKTGLNLIKLNISSILEWSEIKWNNFCYKMNYVFLQVNHFCFYQQLGILPNGNLLTPFLNVYAEFINSNYILSDGRKHASFFLNQLVSPLYLKIKTLQSVLNCQLVASYLNNTSLVYNSTNYVKLVVSNYHRHVHSREESEFISTQGGEAKGGPQVDIPTASNSNQIKNVHLIVQNKSEDSNHQHVGEECTLPDSVFFIIEANDHVSISEPKVLKQTDTCFTKQGDTSECPVEKGGDHLCRRAYYHRGEMEKDSYAVISFVPVRVNNPNVVTSEQSHLKFDREKNPHSCESPDGSPSNPDEVKIKCVINIDLGKKKRRQRKTDLYKLANVNYVGETKFDHFINPKKDSSCHPPFNNQIVIDKTFQLANIFNEKIKTYRSKNAMLYELILKLHKDNSSVFLKKFHVSIRRRCDSDIKGAKIFLLNGDNGGLARSHSLAMGDNGSNEMAQLQAYTLGGRHARKAVKDDVVEVKESVEGDVQEEINIGRKDAINAGTDDAIADGGKDAINAGTDDAIADGGKDAISAGTNDAIADGGKDAPPPGADSPNESDASNVNLWSANHVQESGASSLSLLSAHDLNEEGSGKRNPSNEVSYFHDEIDINKYIHGGTSVFLLFEVAYVDANESALADGGRRNASNLLSHEGVTGTLCVTYEYRSLSGIKPFERSPKEYIYTLDVPIPPFLLPINVHYEIPKCGTVHTSLNVKIVLSNDMREDIYMKYFVYQEERKKNGDCESDDEHNWLINGFKKKVLFLPQNSSHVINLIILPLKIGLINFPPILYYVKLNDRWVDVTEVLKKSESFQLIISPSLHFSPKVWQLA; encoded by the coding sequence atGTATGCGGACCGAATCCGAGTGGCCTGCTACGGGGACAAGAAGATCCCCAGCAAGCTCAAGTACTTTTTCAAGGAAGACCTATACGAACTGTCGGACGTGAAGCTGGACGAGCGAATCAACCTGCTGCGAATTCACTTGAAGTACGTTTTCTATGACAACCCCCTCTCTGAGTacctaaaaaatgaaggcaacCTGCTGTCGGAAAAGTCcctaatatatatttatttcctaTGCCTTAACAATTTGGAGGAGTacagaaatgaaaaggagtaCATCCTAAACCGGTACAAAGACTCAGGAAATGACGAAAATGATGagtgtataattatttatgcGTACAATTTGGAGGACAATAttaacgaaattaaaaatataaaaaaaattaaatcagATTTCAGTCACAACAGTTATAAAAGCATCAAAATATTGTCCCTGCCGAttctcaaaaatgaagattaCTACGATTcgaataacaaaatgaaagaattGTATGAACACTTTAAAATAAGATACATGGATCATTTGAAAATTtgtattgaaaaaaaataccacaTGATAAGGAGTGGGTACACAAAAAGCATGACGAACTTTCTAAACTTCGTGGATCATAGTAAAAAATCActcgggggagaaaaaaaaaaaaaaaaaaattcacaaaaaagtaaattttatttgacCGACTTTACCTACCGAGAAGGGAGCGGACAGGAAGAAAATCAAATTCTtcaatttgtaaatttttataaaaaacacaACGTCTTCCTATTTTGCAACGAATTTGTAGatataaatttctttttaaaaaaaaatgacctgTACTCCTACATCAATGAAATACAGTTTGTAGAAGATTATGATGAAGAGTTGTACGTGGAATTGTATGACCATTTTTTACTCCTCTTCATATGGTGTGAAAATTTGTGTCTACTTTTTTGCAAGttaaatctttttaaaaaaagttacgtCCTCTACAGCACCATGGCAAAATTGTTCATCAAGCAtttaaatgtgtatataaaaaaaaagaaatgcatcATCCATTCGTCCATcctgtttgaaaaaaattatctcaCCTTAGCGAGATACATAAGGGAAAGGAACATATGCTCCATACACTTAttggaatatattttttttaaaaaattttcgcttcttctttttttaaataaattttcctACATCTCCAGCAAGGCTTTAAAGTTTGCCCAGTTTTTTTACACCAATAAGATTTTCATCTTCATGCATAATTTCAGCCGATTTAAAAACAGCGTCCTTAGGAATTCCACTCAGGTTAGTTACTTGAAGAATATCCAGAGGAAAGTCACAAAGTATCGCCGCCGGGACCTCTTGGGGCGCGCCGCGGCCAGGGCCACACCCCCATCTATGCTCCCTCGGGGGGATAGCCAAAGGGGTGCTCAACCAGACTTAGTGGAGGAAGACAATCCCAAGAGTGACCACAACAGCTCGTTGGGCCACGCACAACAGGATGCTACCCCCAGGGGGCACTCCCCCATCGTTCATAAAAATCTGGGCAAGCACAAAAAGAGCCTCATAAGCGAGTTCAGGGAGGTATTCAGGAAGGGCGTAGGCAACGTGGACAGCGCGGTTCGagcaggggggggtggcGAAGCCGTGTGTGAGCACATGGGCGAAGGGGTGCTCGGGCTGGACGAAGATCACCCAAAGGGGGACTGCCTAAAAGAGGACTGCCTAGAAGAGGATCACCTAAAGGGGGACTGCCTAGAGGAGGATCACCTAAAGGAGGACTGCCTAAAGGAGGACTGCCTCCTGGACGACGTCAAGCTCGTGAGCGAGACCCCCACGAGCGAGAGCCCCGCCAAGACGGCCTCCAACGACCTGTCCACGCGCCCCGGCCACAGCAGCCGCGGAGACCACCTGGGGGAGTTCCCAGACGAGCGAGACAAAATCACGTTCCTCCTCAAGTGCTGCTTCATGAATAAGGAAAGTTACTTCGCCGTTTACTTTTACAACTTGGCAAACCTCATAAAGTTCCTCTTCGAGCGAAGGAGCTCCTTTTACCAGGaggaccaaaaaaaaagcaaaagtgataaaagtgtgaagaaaaacaacacCAATATTAGCAAGTACCTATCGCTGCAAAAGAATATTATGAAATTGggatataagaaaaatttttccaaaaaaaaaaaatcgaaaaaaagtctgaaaattaaaacgaaaaggagcaATTCGTTAAATGACTCCTCCACATCGCAGTTATCTTCCACATTATCGGAGCCTTCGGATGGAAAAAACAACAACAGCTACAGTTTTTCCCAGCAGAACGATTTCTGCATAAACGTTTCCAACATTTTCAAACTCTCCTttgtcattttaaaaaatataataaatagcTACAAAACAGACAAATTATTCGACCAGAGAAATGCCAAAAAGGTGTACTTGCTTAACTTCTTTCTTCATTACTTGGAAGAAAAacagtttgaaaaaaatatcctaaaggaagaagcgcagcaagtgaaaaatgggaagaaaaatgtcTACCACACGTTTCCAATAtatcaaataaaatttttttcaaaaaataatgaaaaagaaaaaaataacttactTATAAGCATTATGAATAAAATCACCAATTTGTGTCATCGAAAATACGGCAACATTACCATGAttaataaattctttttggcaattattttatttgaaaactCCAAATGTAGCAAGTCCttaagaattttaaaaaaaatcatccaaAAGTGTAGCCACGATTTTGTTATCTTTTTCTGTATGCAACTTATTTCCCTACACAAGGTGAATAAccaattttatcatttttgctcctccttttttttatccaacAAGTATACCCCCATTTGTTCCTTCAAAGATGTCAatatcaattttgcaaaGGTTGGCCATTTTCAggattaccttttttttcgccacaCGAAAAATTCCCTCCTACAAATTGAGCACGACAAATGTTATGGcaccgattttttttcctccctcgGCAAGGACATCGTTGTGTCTTATCGCAACGTAATGCACCACGTCATGAGATCCGTTGCTACAAAGGGAGAAGTGCACCTGTCAGATGTGCGCACACAACCGATGCCCCACGGAAAGGACACCATCCAGAGAGGGGGACTACCCAAGGAGGGCGAGCAAATTGGTGGCCACTCCCGAAAGGACACCTGCAGGGGAAGCACTCCCCCCATGGGTGtaaacaaaaacaaagtaataaaaaacgaaaggaaGGTGTTTTACCAGAACAACTACTACTTCGAGCCGAACGAGGGCTTTCTGAAAAGCCTACGGAGGTTTAACTTCTCCGTTTCGAAAAACGATGGGCAGGGCGAGATGCACGTGCCCCACTCGGGCGTGAAGGTCTTCGTGCAGTCCAACTATAACCTCTACCTCTTCGCGTCCAGCATGCTCTTTGGGAACTTCGGCGAAGTGGAAGCAGCGGGTGAAGTGAAAGCAGCGGGTGAAGTGAAAGCAGCGGgtgaagcggaagaagcagacgaagcggaagaagcagacgaagcggaagaagcagacgaagcggaagaagcagacgaagcAGGTGAAGCCGCCGAACGGGGGAACCCCGCCCCGCTGCCCCACATCGGAACCCTGCTGCGGctgaaaatgcaaaagtaCGCCCAGAAGCAGGGGAAAGGCGCGGGGAAGGCCCGCCCGCCCAGAGTAAAACAGCTGTGCGTGCAGTACGACGAAAAGATCGACCTCTTTGTCTTCTCTGCCCTTTCGCAAAACCTCCTCATCGATAACGTAATGATTGAACTGTACGACGAAAGGGAAGATAAAAAGATGCACCTAAATTTCGCGAAGAACAAACAGGTCATCAAAACGGGATTAAATCTAATTAAGTTAAACATATCCAGCATACTCGAATGGAGTGAAATCAAATGGAACAATTTTTgctacaaaatgaattacgTGTTCCTCCAAGTGAATCACTTCTGCTTCTATCAGCAGTTGGGGATACTTCCCAATGGGAACCTACTcactccctttttaaacGTATACGCGGAATTTATAAACtccaattatattttatctgACGGTAGGAAGCACGCCAGCTTCTTTCTGAATCAGCTAGTTTCTCCCCTTTacctaaaaataaaaaccctACAGTCGGTTTTAAACTGCCAGTTAGTTGCATCCTATTTGAATAACACCTCTTTGGTTTACAACAGCACCAACTATGTGAAGCTGGTCGTCTCCAATTACCACAGGCATGTCCACTCGAGGGAAGAGAGCGAGTTTATCTCCacgcaggggggagaagccaagGGGGGTCCTCAGGTGGACATCCCCACCGCAAGCAACTCCAACCAAATTAAAAACGTCCACCTCATTGTGCAAAACAAAAGTGAAGATTCGAATCACCAGCACGTGGGCGAAGAGTGCACCCTACCCGATTCtgttttcttcatcatcgAAGCGAACGACCATGTGAGTATTTCCGAGCCGAAGGTTTTAAAGCAAACGGACACGTGTTTTACAAAACAAGGGGATACAAGTGAATGCCCTGTTGAGAAAGGAGGGGATCATCTCTGCAGGCGTGCCTACTAccacaggggggaaatggAGAAGGACTCCTACGCAGTTATATCATTTGTCCCAGTACGGGTAAACAACCCTAACGTGGTTACCAGTGAACAGTCTCATCTGAAATTTGACAGAGAGAAAAATCCACACAGTTGCGAATCACCTGATGGGTCTCCCTCCAACCCGGATGAGGTAAAAATCAAATGCGTAATAAACATcgatttggggaaaaaaaaaaggagacaaaGGAAAACAGATTTGTATAAATTAGCGAATGTAAATTACGTTGGAGAAACCAAATTTGATCATTTTATTAATCCAAAAAAAGACTCGTCATGTCATCCGCCGTTTAATAACCAAATAGTGATTGACAAAACTTTCCAGCTtgccaacatttttaatgaaaaaattaaaacgtaTAGATCGAAAAACGCCATGCTGTatgaattaattttgaaGCTACATAAAGATAACTcctctgtttttttaaaaaagttccACGTTTCTATTAGGAGGAGGTGTGATTCAGATATAAAGGGGGCAAAGATATTTCTTCTCAACGGAGATAATGGGGGGCTCGCCCGCAGTCACTCCCTCGCCATGGGGGATAACGGCTCCAATGAAATGGCCCAGCTGCAGGCCTACaccctgggggggaggcacgCGAGGAAGGCGGTGAAAGATGACGTGGTGGAGGTGAAGGAGTCAGTGGAGGGTGACGTGCAGGAGGAGATTAATATAGGGAGGAAGGACGCCATTAACGCAGGGACCGACGACGCGATTGCCGATGGGGGGAAGGACGCCATTAACGCAGGGACCGACGACGCGATTGCCGATGGGGGGAAGGACGCCATTAGCGCAGGGACCAACGACGCAATTGCCGATGGGGGGAAGGATGCCCCGCCCCCCGGCGCGGACTCCCCGAACGAGTCGGACGCGAGCAACGTCAACCTGTGGAGCGCAAACCACGTGCAGGAGTCTGGCGCGAGCAGCTTGAGTCTGCTGAGTGCGCACGATCTGAACGAGGAGGGGAGTGGGAAGAGAAACCCAAGCAACGAGGTGAGCTACTTTCACGACGAAATTGACATCAACAAGTACATCCACGGGGGGACGAGTgtgttcctccttttcgaGGTGGCCTACGTCGATGCGAACGAAAGTGCCCTTGCTGATGGTGGGAGGCGGAATGCCTCAAATCTGTTGAGCCACGAAGGCGTGACGGGCACCCTGTGCGTCACGTACGAATATCGGAGCCTCTCGGGCATAAAGCCATTCGAGAGGAGCCCAAAGGAATACATTTACACCCTGGATGTGCCCATCCCCCCATTTCTGCTGCCAATTAATGTGCACTATGAAATTCCAAAGTGTGGAACAGTACACACGTCGCTCAACGTCAAAATTGTCTTGTCCAACGATATGCGGGAggatatttatatgaaatatttcgTGTACcaggaggagagaaaaaagaatggTGACTGCGAAAGTGATGATGAACACAATTGGCTAATAAATGGGTTTAAAAAGAAGGTCCTCTTTTTGCCACAGAATTCTTCACATGTCATTAACTTGATTATCCTTCCTTTAAAAATCGGCTTAATTAACTTCCCCCCAATTTTATATTACGTGAAATTAAATGACAGGTGGGTTGACGTGACTGAAGTTTTGAAGAAGAGCGAGAGCTTTCAGCTTATCATTTCGCCCTCCCTGCACTTTAGCCCCAAGGTGTGGCAGTTGGCGTAG